The window CGCggttcgccgtcgcccacgtCGTCCATGCGACCTTGGCTGTTCCGTCCCATTGACGCAGACCAAACTCCTGCACCTCGGGAATCTGATCCTGCATGTGGTAGTATATGTAGTTGTCGATGCCGGGCGTGCCGAGCACGTTTTTGAAAGCAGTGCATAGGGACCTGGACTGCAACTGCCGCTCGGCGGGCCGACCAGGCAGTCCCTGTTCCACAAACTGCACCGTCCGTAGCGCGGGTGCGTTGGGGAATCGTTGACGCAACCAAccgacgagcacgccgacggTTCCCATGGTGACGTACGGGAAATCATAGTACGAGATTTCAACGAAGCCCGGTTTGTTGTACGCGTTGATGGAGACGCGCCACGCCCGGCCTCCGGCGTTGGCCGCGAGGCCCTCGAGCACCGTCATGCCGCAGAGCTGGCCGCCAGGCACATcttcgagctcgaggccaaaCTTGTTGTCGATCGACGTCAtgatcctcgccgtcgactgcTCGGCGTAGACGGCGTCGTAACCGGCCTTGTAGTTGGAGGCGATCAGGTCGATCCACTCGGACTTGTCGCAAGCCTTGGCAGGGCCGCAGCCGATGTCGAAGTAGTTGCTGTTGCCGACTTCCCTGTCGAGGACAAAgtcggcgatgcggccgtggccgttgTGCCCGTTGTAGCGTCGGGCGAGCATGCCGGCGAACCGTCcaaagtcgacggcgtcgtcgggcacGCAGTAGATGCCGGCCgcgcaccgtcggcgtccgcGTGCCCAGGCGGGCGTGCCGTAgacgatggccgtcgtcacgaGCTTGCGGTCGCTCCACGCGCCGATGGCCTTGTCCACTTCGggcacgacgaggaagcagtGGCCGTCGTAttcctgctcgtcggcggcgcagggAGGCGCCTTGTTGACGGGCTCCCAGTCGGCCCAGACCAAGTACAACGACTGACCGCCGGGGTTGGCGTCCCAGATGTCGTCCATGTCAGGCCAGAAGTCGGCATAGATGCCCTTGACCTGctccgccgtcctcgacggatACGGCAGCGGAGGTTGCGTCGTCGTTTCCGAcgcagacgacgaggcagacgTCTGCGACGACTGGGACCGCTCGACCAGGATGCGTCGGTGCTCTCGCGAGTCTGTGTCGGGACCTGCGTTTGCGGTGGACAAGTCTCGCATGCTTTCGTCACCGTCCTGCCTGGACATTAGCCTTTGCTTTCTTCGTCGACCAAGGATGGTGACGGCATCGATGGGTCGGCGTCGGGTACGGGCAGGCGGAGACGTCAAGCGTTCGTACCTGGTGATTGTCGTTTGTGTCCATGTCGAGCCGCAGCAGACGACATGCATCGGCAGATGCTCCACCAGCACCGTCGAGCCATGCTGCTCTGCGCTCTCTGTGGAGGCGGAGCTCGCAAGAGCGCCGAACGCAAGCCATGATGAATAGTGAAGCAATCGAAACGCAGCCATGGTTGCACACGCATTCGGCTTCGTTCCGCCGGATCAAAGTATGCGAAAGGATAGCCGAAAGAGCCGGGAGACACAGCAGGCAGGTGCTCACTTAAGGAAGCACGAGATCATGACACTGCGAGCCGTAGTGGCTGTCACGCAGGACGTGTTCTTCTCATGCCCTTTCGTCGGCTTCTGTTTGACCTTGATTGTCTTCCGAAACTGGTATCTCGGCGTGTCCTCACGTGTGCTGGAATCGTGAGCGCGTCGGTCCTCCATTGGCCGCCAGGCATGAGGTAGCCATTCCACGACCCtgcgatggcggcgtcgcTTTGTCCTCGGGTGAAGCGGCCAGGTTACAACGTAAAATCCGCAGCCGCCTTGAACATGGTTGAAAGAGAGACAACACATACAAGGCGGGTTAGCTCGACGAGAGACGCATGTTTGGGAGGCAGACTTCTTACTATGGATAGCCATCACGACACCTGGCGCGAGCTTGCCAGCTTCCAGCGTTGTAAGCAGTTCGCCGGCGGCTTGGCAGGCTCATCGAGGTCGAAGCTGGAATCTTGGCCAAACGTCCGGGCCAGCGTCGGCTGGTATGCTGCAGCGATCAGCCTAAATTAGCCCTCGGTAAGCTTGATTTTGTCTTTGCCTCACCAGACCACTAGGTTCCTTGGCTGGCATGCACGGCGGACACGTCCGTTTGacagggcggcggccacaGTTGATGTCGTGGATGGTTAGAATAGCACAGGGTGCGTGGTGgaagcttcgtcgtcgagggcaaaTTCATTGCTATACGCGAGTActacgtgtacaagtacaagtaaacgACGCGAGTACTATGCTATGTAATTTAGCGGTAACTGTACCGGCTACTCGGTCCAAGCAATATCTTTAGTCCGACggcagcacggagtacaagcacgtcGCTCGTCCATCTGACTGAATTCCGTACAGCATCAACTAGATATGCTGAACCGTAGAGTGCTTGCGagtttgcatgtacagtgtcGGTGCCATAGATGGACTATAGCAGTCCGACCTCATCCAGCGAGT of the Drechmeria coniospora strain ARSEF 6962 chromosome 01, whole genome shotgun sequence genome contains:
- a CDS encoding subtilisin-like serine protease is translated as MAAFRLLHYSSWLAFGALASSASTESAEQHGSTVLVEHLPMHVVCCGSTWTQTTITRYERLTSPPARTRRRPIDAVTILGRRRKQRLMSRQDGDESMRDLSTANAGPDTDSREHRRILVERSQSSQTSASSSASETTTQPPLPYPSRTAEQVKGIYADFWPDMDDIWDANPGGQSLYLVWADWEPVNKAPPCAADEQEYDGHCFLVVPEVDKAIGAWSDRKLVTTAIVYGTPAWARGRRRCAAGIYCVPDDAVDFGRFAGMLARRYNGHNGHGRIADFVLDREVGNSNYFDIGCGPAKACDKSEWIDLIASNYKAGYDAVYAEQSTARIMTSIDNKFGLELEDVPGGQLCGMTVLEGLAANAGGRAWRVSINAYNKPGFVEISYYDFPYVTMGTVGVLVGWLRQRFPNAPALRTVQFVEQGLPGRPAERQLQSRSLCTAFKNVLGTPGIDNYIYYHMQDQIPEVQEFGLRQWDGTAKVAWTTWATANRDSEPRTMCGFAHVPYVRLNLVNNGNLYIVTSRNPPDGSVYRADWFWHLHHSEQPGTVMLWECRWDAASFLTTDSACNNELPYGPVGWMYSSEVPNSVPLYSCYRAETDNYFVWPRADCGGPTVTALGVLGYAYRTKF